AGAAGTTCATTGCTGATgacagtgtttctttatgatttacTGACATTATtcatcttcagaaatacagaactCTCAATGCTGTAAATTTGTTGTGATATTCGCCGCTGAATCTATGTCCAAATGTGCTTGTTTTACTACACAgcaaaggagaaattgtaccggacCGACACCATAGAGTGGAAGCTGGTGAATTTTTCAtcaaatcagtcaaattaagtattTCACCTTAGGTAAAATTTCACAGTTCACAGTCGGTAACAAGCTTTCATTTGTCCTaaccatttgaattttaacatatatacaacgggatttttcttatagtaagcagtataaacatggaaaaacttaaatgaagcgggttaatgaaatacaaaagactTCCATTACCAAATCATTGAATCAcgcccccgtcttagcatcaagaaaaacggacccctgcttagcaatttgataaGTCCGGCCTAGGAAGCTAttgaaggctcttaatttgtaattttttgaagtgtatatgtcaagacaatactcgtacaaatatccgtgtcgcaaagTAGTCTTTTACGGCCTTTTAAAGGATTCATCAGTTGAATTTGTgaaaatgtcccccgtcttaacatcatcaaatttgttcacttcagttgtgcggttgcacttttagagaaaacgaacggacttagaaacaaaaaacttgtagccgagtgtcggattttcatatgagacggcactcatctatgtttccttttatttgaacaggctgtcgaaaagatatttaagaaaatgtcacttttaccgaggtatccgccatgtttttggcaccccagattagcggaaaagtcacgtggtacatgcaccctggaTAAATTCCTTTTGAGAATCTGTGTGGGGGAGTGCACAGAATAGGAGAATTTTTTTCAGACCTCTTAAATATATTTggtttttttatctaaatggGGCACCACTTCAAGCTTTCAAAAGTCAATCCCTTCAAAATCACGATGGATACATACAACTACTTACTTCGAACATTTGTGATGTAGATGTTGCCACACAGACACAGTGGAATCAATATATTCCGTGTCTTCTATAAACATGCTCATCTGCTTCTCCGAGAAATGATATTGCACGAGTTTTTGCCATATCGAACTGTCTTGTGTCACGTAATATAACTCCGAGCACGTCTTCCCTAAAATCATTAATGACATTAGAGAacagtttaaaatactggaaagaTAATATCATTATGTCTAGAGGATGATATTACCAGTGACAAATAAAGAGCAAGAAACCGAAAGTAACACCACGCATGTCTAGTATTAAACATAAGTATGTATTTCTAGATAGGAGAGTTACTAAACTTGCAAGTTCATCTATTCAATTGCCCTGAACAAGAAacactaaaaacatttttttcgaaGCAGGGAATTAAACCTTTGGCTTTTGCGACGGCAAAATTCAGCACAAAAGGTAATGAGTAGGAACGCCTGTGACTTAGCAATTAACCGTTTAATAGTGTGTCACAAATAAATTCGTCTCTTTAGGTATAGTATGTTCATGCATCGGAATAGTGCATGCGTTCAATTTCCCACTAAAAGTGTATGTAACACGTACAATTTGACTGATATTTTTTAACTTTGCATCTATAACTAAAGAAGCTCTTTTGGAGGTATATAATGCAACCAACCAAAGTAAAAGCAAACTATCTTTGGGGAGAAGTATAACGGAATGTGCAACACACCTCATGCCACTTTTCTGCACAGTCACATGCATGAGCTAGTGTTTATGTGAAATGTGTGTTAagaaataaagtgaaaataccAAGATTAATGATGTCCCTGTGGTCCGAAAGTTTCAGCATAATCTCACGTATGCATTCTTTTGGTAAGTCTGTAAGCGTTGGAAGTCCGTCTTCAACTCGctgaaagaaaataaaagcagtattttcTGTTCAAATCGTAAGAAAACGCAGACTACATTATTTTCACGGAAATATTCGAACTCgctatatataatacatgtacccGGATTTATCAACCGGCGCCAGATACAGTATAGCAATGCTGCATCTGTGTTCTATTGTACAATTATATACATATGTCTTAATAAATCTATTTCGCTTATTGGCAACAAATCATTTACCTCTGTCAGAACGAACTGTTCCATCTTCGTGCTCAGATTTGCTACTGTCTGAATATGTCTGTTCCAGAGAGATTTTGACCCTATCCTACCCGTACTTTCATCAACCATGGACTTCATTGTACATACCAACAAGTTTTTCATCGGAATAATATTTGTCTCTGAATTCATTGCTGCAATTAAACAGAACGATGCCGCTGTatcaaatattgcaattttgtttttaatgtgatcctatttttttaaattgttggttAACCTAGTTGCCTTCCACGATTTCTTCTATGTAAAGCTGTCCGTTGCATAAACTGACAACTTCGGTACTAAGCTAGTAAAAGAACTAATATCCTAGTGTTTCCGTAGAAAGTTTACAAATTTAATTAGATCTAGATAATCTGAATTACAGCGGGCAAGTATGAGGAGTCCGTCAGGAAAGTTTCGAAGGCAATACGACACTTTTTATTTCCTTACCTTCTATGACCATGGCCTCTAGAATCTTGAAAAGTTGCCTGTGAGCGCACCCGCTGGCTTTCCCAATACCTTTCGTCATCAGTAACATCATGAACTGCAAACATGAAGCAAAAtaaatacatcaaatacttttacggtttaaaaagtataaaatattgacGAGGAACTGTTTCCATGGCGGCAAAATATCAATAACACACACTGTAGCGCTCATGTAAGAAGTGTGTCACGTAAAAAAAGTATTGGCTATGGCAATAATCTGTTATACAACAAATTCCACAGCTTACCATTCAAGTTGATCAAAATGTCTATGGCACGTGTCATAGAGCGTCTGGATTCGGATACCGGAAGCAGCTGATACATAGTGTGTCGAACTTGGGTAAAAGTCAAGTTTGGATAACATATCTTCCTACTTAAGAGCAAGTAGAATAAATATATTGAACTAAATACAATAAGGCTTAATGTTAATAGCTATATGACCGTTATGACAAATGTCTTACATCATTAAGGTAAGCCTGTGTCCTAATATCAGTTACATTTTCCAGCAGTGCCATGTATTCTATGAACTCTGACACACACACCGACAGTTTTCTTTGTCCTTTTGTTCCAGTGGCCTTCACATTGCGCCCAATGCTGACTTCCCTGTCATAGGATACTGCTTGCGATCTACAAGTAATTAACTTTCACTTTAACAGTATTCTCAAAATAAAAaaggtggaaacttcacaggtcgctcaacacgacaaaaatgaaaatgttgcaggctcggtttgattgagcctgttcatggacggtagtggaaatgcatgctaccgtccacgttatctagctccgggttgagcagaattcaacatgttacaagtaccaaaaacaatttagagacatccgcagatgtgttcaagTCATTGAATATCTAAATCCCTCCTAAATTAATGTGGTAATAATAGGCGTTAAAACGGTTGCTGTTGTcgttgttattattttgcttgttgtTACATTTGTACTATTATCACTGCTCGCCATATTGCGTATACTTAAACTGAAATAATTAACTGAATAGATACGTGATCTTTATTCAAAACTATGTACTAGAAAACGAACTCAAGTTTTATCAAATCTACCTTGCATTTATCTTCTCCTGTGTTGCCCTGTATTCGGTGTTTTCCAGTTCCCTCAACACCCATCCGCGTGCAGTTTTAATCCAGTCGGCCATTTTGCAAATCTGGAAAAACATGTGCATGCACTGAGTCAGAACATTCCTGTCAGAACATGAGATCATTTCCCAGAATTATTGggagatcaaaggtcatttcaCAGACGCATCTCTATTTCAGGTAATCGCAAATTCTcaaggttttgctatttttagtATTTAATTTGCTACgtgtatatattatcttatctATACATCTCACAAAGATGTAAAATATAGACCTACATCAGATCTTAAGTTACGAGGTATATTGTTATAAAAACATATGTAATATAATTCGGCTACTTTTAGACGTGGTCAGGCCCCTTTCTTGAGGCCATGCAGTGCGAATAACTTGAAACATAGATTTTACAGGGTGTATTATACTTACAGTATGTAAATGTAGTCTGCTATAAATGCATTCGTTGTGGTATGActttaataaaattacatttattatcTGATAGAAGGGAGTAACGAATGTTAAGTAAGTTACGTGTAATAAAACTATGATGAATGACATGCAGAATGGAGAAAATATCTTAACAGGGAGAGAAGGAGGGTAAAAAATGCACGAAAAAGTATTTACCTACGTACAGGTACAATAAAATCCACAACACAAATGATCCGTTTTTCTCCCCTTCTACCCGGGAAAATACTATGTATATGTAGACAGACCGTCAGATCTTTTTATAGACGGTCGATAAACCAGCTGTATTACCATATATGGTAAAATGGTAAATACAGTCGGCGGGCTGTATGTCCTTTAAAGGAACTATATGGATTTAGAAATGTCATTTAAACTTACTTTTTTGAATATGACAGAGTATGTAGGACAGTGATTTAACATAAGATACTAGTACTGGTACAAATAGTTGATCTGACATTAAAGTCACAGTCcgatcatttaaaaataactcTATCATTTTGAGTTACATTCgatctgggggggggggggggggggggggggggggggggggcacaaaaacaattatttggcTAGATTAAAATACCATATGTTAGTGCATATTTCACTAAATTGCAGGAAGTCCCAAATACTTTTCCAACTTTGGAATATTTGAACGTAAGCAAGTAGAGGCATAAGACTTTGCTATTTTTACCACTGTGCTTTTTACCAAGCATATAATCAGTGAATattcaaatacaaaaacaatataatttaaaacattcCAACATTCTTTTGCTATCATTGAAATTATAATTAGAATCAAGGATATTGCTGATACACTAGCTTCGATGGTGGTAGTATTAGAAATAGATTTAGAAATATAGGGATATGCCCACTTGCTCCTGAAAGTCAAATGCTAACTAGGAGGCTTATGGGCAATTTCAAATTGCAGGTTTAGACTAAGTTCTCTAAGCCTTAAGTCTGAGACTAGCGGAAAAGAATGGACACTTCTGTAGTGTCCGATGTCAAATGCAGTAAATTTATATACCTGGTAACTTCTTTTTAATTCCTTGTAATTTGTATAATAGTAATACTTATCCAGGCAAGCTAAGCCTGACTTGCCCTATGGGCTCGAATTTAATACTCGCATACTGGTAAAAGAACAGTGgaaaactagaaggtgtttttgtcacaaaaacatatgccccccccccccccccccccccccccacacaatatgtatacctttagctctggcggccattttgtgcagcgaagcggaacgtatCGGCGATATGCATAActggcttggtactgatcactcctgtgaagtttcgtcgaaatctgtccagcagtttgacctgtgaaagccgggcaaaatttttctaatttttctagctctggtggccattttgtgcagtgaagcagaaCATGCCAGCGATatacacaactagggttggtactgatcactccagtgacaagatttttctatttttagctctggctgccattttgtgcagtgaagtggAACATTCCGGCGATATGCACaattagggttggtactgatcctgtgaagtttcgttgaaatcagccagcagtttgacctgtgaaagctggacaagatttttctatttttagctctggcggccattttgtgcagcgaagcggaacgtgccggcgatatgcacaactagggttggtactgatcacacttagaagtttcgtcaaaatccggccagcagtttgacctgtgaaagccggacaagcttaatgcggacggacagacggacggacggaaaaggcaaaaccaatatgtctcctattttatgggggagacataatgaaaaatgcaacttTTGAAGTAGTCTTTCCAAGTGCttgcaaaaagaaataaaaatgaaggtGTTTTTTTCGACTTTCTGTTACAATACACTATAAAAATGCATTCCGGCACtgacaatgttttaaaacaattgttaCGCATCGACAGAAAAGAATATTAGATTTCCTTTCAATACTGGATAGTTTTCAAGCCAAGATCATAATGTAATATTAAACAGTCGTGCATTACTGCTGCTAATGAAAGCGTAAGAAATGTGTGGATAAGAACTGAAACATAAATAAATGAGTCAAGACTGCTTGTCAAAAGTGATCTAAAGcaatcaaacaaaaacagacttaCACCTTCtggagaaaagaaaaaatgcactATATGCTAGTTTTGTTTGTATTAAAACCGTTTTCCAGCAATATCAAGTATAGAGTACTCGTGTACTTATGATGTCAGTAAACATCTTAGTGTTCCTTGGTGTTGCCTAGTCCGTAATGGTTACCACACTCCTACTAGTGATGGGCGATAAATGCCTGTTTAGAATGAGGTAGAAAACACCTGTTTTGCACAGGGGTCCAATTAGACATATTAAGGTGTACAGTCTTGCTTGATCTTCCAATTAACGCATTCATGTTCAAGCTccacccccgccccccaccccgtCCCCCCTACCTCCaaccaatatatacatatattgcaaACATGTGTCCATGTGTCCATGTGTCACACTTCTGTCACATCAGTGCTAAAAACGTAAAAAGAATAGTTCATTCGGACCAGCTGGCTCTTGACAAAttctactttaattctttta
This is a stretch of genomic DNA from Mercenaria mercenaria strain notata chromosome 4, MADL_Memer_1, whole genome shotgun sequence. It encodes these proteins:
- the LOC128556217 gene encoding F-box only protein 25-like, with the translated sequence MADWIKTARGWVLRELENTEYRATQEKINARSQAVSYDREVSIGRNVKATGTKGQRKLSVCVSEFIEYMALLENVTDIRTQAYLNDFMMLLMTKGIGKASGCAHRQLFKILEAMVIEAMNSETNIIPMKNLLVCTMKSMVDESTGRIGSKSLWNRHIQTVANLSTKMEQFVLTERVEDGLPTLTDLPKECIREIMLKLSDHRDIINLGKTCSELYYVTQDSSIWQKLVQYHFSEKQMSMFIEDTEYIDSTVSVWQHLHHKCSKKFGLKKTYTDQLVICSACKTLHWMMQGHTCWSAKKDETSVYLEPVGPNELFSILFSSYELIGKSSKTVHL